The following DNA comes from Chloroflexota bacterium.
CCACCACGTCGCCGAACTCGATTTCACCTCGCTGCACCGCGTGGATCGAGCAGCCAAGCGGCTCGATGAACACAGCATGCTCGATCGGGATGGATTTGGGCACCCTGTAGTTGAGCGCGTCGGCTGGAAACCGCATGTACTCGGCCATGGCGCCGAACGTACGCTGGCGAAACCCGTAGACGTCGTGTTTGTCCTGGCACATCCAGTACTGGCCGCGCCTGCAGAAACGGCACTGCCAGCAGGGCACGAGTTGCTCGGAGACGGCCAGGTCGCCCAGGACCAGGCCATACTTCTGGCCTGCTCCCTCGCCCAGGGCCACAACCTGGCCCACGAACTCATGGCCGGGAATCACCGGCGGCTGGCAGTAGCCCTCCCGGTGTTGGTCGCCCCAGAAGAGCGGGGCACCCAGGTAACACTTCAGGTCGCTGGCACAGATGCCCACGGAGCTGACCTGGATCACCACCTCGCCCGGGCCCGGCTCCGGCACGGCCCACTCCTCGAGACGGTAATCCTGTGGACCATGGCAGACGATAGCCCGCATGGTTTTTGGTAGGGGGGTGTGAGTTTCGTAGGTCACAGGGTGACCTACGGCTGGGCAGTGACCAGTGGCTGTACACCCTTTTGCCTGTTCGCTGTCCACTTTTCACTTTCTACTTTCTACTCCACTTCGCTCCGGGACCTTGTGTCCACTACGATCTGCGCCTTCACCGAGGTAGGCGGCA
Coding sequences within:
- a CDS encoding alcohol dehydrogenase catalytic domain-containing protein, with translation MRAIVCHGPQDYRLEEWAVPEPGPGEVVIQVSSVGICASDLKCYLGAPLFWGDQHREGYCQPPVIPGHEFVGQVVALGEGAGQKYGLVLGDLAVSEQLVPCWQCRFCRRGQYWMCQDKHDVYGFRQRTFGAMAEYMRFPADALNYRVPKSIPIEHAVFIEPLGCSIHAVQRGEIEFGDVVVIAGAGPLGLGMVAAARLKNPGLLISLDLREERLAVARACGADMGLNPNRVDVVDEVRKLTEGYGCDVYIEATGHPAAVEQGLHMIRKLGTFVEFSLMRDLVTVDWTIIGDSKELNIHGSHLSPYCYPVAIDMLARGLLPMNLIVTHRLPLAEFQRGIDLVANSEESIKVMLLP